Sequence from the Vidua chalybeata isolate OUT-0048 unplaced genomic scaffold, bVidCha1 merged haplotype W_reject_23, whole genome shotgun sequence genome:
ggagaagctcttcccacactggggacactcgtagggcctctccccagtgtggctGTGTTGGTGGACGACGAGGTGGGAGCTGTAGCTGAAacccttcccacactccccagaCTTGTAGGGCCTTTCCCTGGTGTGGATCCTCAGGGGCTGGATCAGGTGGGAGTtctgcctgaagctcttcccataATCCAGCAGcggggctgtcctgcagccgggggccgtgctgggctgggagatggagcaggagagagggggaaaggggcactgacttcctcctcacctgcctggctgTCTCGGggcatcttcctcttcctcacagcctcctcctccatgcAGCCAAGgcttgggaatgggaaatcctGCTTTGGGAAAAACAAGGGATGAGCACATTGACTTTGAAGGTCCCTCTGCCCAAGTCCATCTCTAGAAATCCCCGGCCACCTGGGCTCCataaaaacctcccaaacaccAAGATTCAGCCCTGAAAAAGCCTCCCAGGAGTTCCCTGCCCCTGGTCCCTCACCTTTGCTGTTCAGTGtttcccctgtcccagctgctgggggtaACACTTCGATTGGGGGTCCCTGTCTACTCAATCTCCACCCTCCCGAGGAGTCCCAGGAATATGAAAAGCTCCCCCCTTTTCCATCTCCCCATTTAGTGATGGAGGGGTCTGGGGCTCCCGGGGCCCCAGTTGCCTCCAGCTAGATCAACCCAGTCAGTGCCAGTATGATGCCATTTGCTCCCACCGTGCTCCCAGTTGCTGCCACTCACCCCGAGTATGGGGGATGATGTGCAGGGCCCAGTTGGGATGTGCAgcccccagttttcccagtttgCCTCTCCTTTTGCCCGGGCCGGGTTCCCCCCCATGGAACAGCGGGTGGGAGCAGCCGAGAGCCCCGCGCTGCCCATCCCGACCTGGcccggctccatccccgctcctgCCGCGGGCTGCGAGGGCTGCGGGAACGGGACACCGAGGGTGTCGCTGctcctgggggaggaggaggagggagggaagggcagggatggaggaggagaaggaggaggctTATAGAGGATGGAAAGGGGGGatggaaagaggagaaggacGTGGGCTTagagaaaaagaggaggggGGATCGAAGAGGAGGGGTGGAAGGGGATGGATGGAAGATGAGAAGGAGGTGGGGTtagggaggaggagggtgggatggcagaggaggagcggcaggaagaggagggacaaaGGCGGATCAAGGCCAGCAGGAGGATTCACGAGGTCGAGCACTCCCTGAATTTGCAGCCCCCACCTGTGGGATCATCGCCCCCCATCCCGCAGGTgagcggggagggggagctcgGCCCAGATATCCTGGGGGGTgcctgggttgggttttttggggggatgtttggagaaTGAAGAACTGCAAAGCTGAGCGGAAAAGGCCCcttggggggacattggggggtgCCGGTGGCGGCTGCcggcagaggcagcctggaggagcagagccctgtgtcccccaggagcccaaagtggggagcccagagaggggggagcgccgccaTGGGCGGGACCCTcaagagcctggagaggggcaggggggactCCTTGGAGCCgctgcagcccaaagcagagaagaaggggagaagggagccCGGGAGCCCAAAAAGCCCCGGCAGCCCTAAATGGGGAGAGCCAAGAGGGGGGAGCTTTTGGGATTGCTGGGACTCccggcagcctggggagggcgGGCACCGAGGAGAAGGGGGACCCCCAATCCAAGCGtgacccccagcagctgggacaggggggaAGCCCGAACAGCAAAGGGGAGAGAGCAGGGACGGGGAGCTCCTGGGAGGCTTTTTCAGGGCTGAATCTTggtgtttgggaggtttttatGGAGCCCAGGTGGCCAGGGACTTCTAGAGATGGATTCGGGCAGAGGGACCTTCAAACTCAACGTGCtcattccttgttttccccaaaccaggatttCCCATTCCTAGCACATGGCAGGCTGCGAAGAAGAGGAAGaccctctccttgtccttcctcccccagagcaggagctgaggatggagagcagggaggacaaATCCCCACGGCAGAACCTTGTGGAAGAGGCCGTTTTGAGCGGCTCCACGGTGCAGGAACCCAACGGGGAGGAAAAGCCCTGGAGATGCTGCacgaggaggggctgcaaacgCAAATCGTGGGGATCTGGGGAGGAAAGACCCAGCCTGGGCCGGGGAGGCAGCCGGAGATGGAGCCAGAGCTCGGAGCTGGTGGtccatgagcagctccaggatggggagAAGCCCCACAAGTGCTcagagtgtgggaagagcttcaggtggagctcccagctgagcaggcaccagaggacccacactggggagaggccctacgagtgtggggagtgtgggaagagcttcagccagagctccaaCCTGCTTGTGCACCagaggacccacactggggaacggccctacgagTGTTCTGAGTGTGGGAAGGGGTTTAAGACCAGCTCCGATCTCCTCCTGCACTACCGGAGTCACACAGAGGAGaagcccttctgctgccccgACTGTGGGAAGGGATTCAAGTACAACCCAAACCTCATGAGGCACCagaggacccacactggggagaggccctacgagtgtgggcagtgtgggaagagcttctgcCTGAGATCCAACCTGGTCAGCCACCTGaagatccacactggggagaggccctacgagtgttccaagtgtgggaagaggtttcagaccagCTCCAATCTCCTCAAACACTATCGGGTTCACACggaggagaggcccttctgctgccccgACTGTGGGAAGGGATTCAGGAGGAACTCCCACCTCATCAGCCACCAGtgcatccacactggggagaggccctacgagtgtccccagtgtgggaagagcttctcacagagctctgccttgACCCAACACCAACGGAGGCACCGGTAAGGGAAGCCCTGTGAGTGCCCCGAGTGCGGGAAGAGCTTcgtgtgctgctccagctccatcccccactGCAGGACCCAcgctgggcacagccctggtgacccacattccctgtgatcCTTGCTGGGGACAATATTCTGGAGGATAGATGTGGGTTCTGGAGGTATTTTGGGCAGTGTACTCCATCTCTTTGCCCTCCAAAAGCCAAGAGGGTCACCTCAAAACAACTCAATCCCACTGAAAACAACTCAATTTTAATTCATATGGGCTCAATCCCACCTCAAAATGGCTTGTTCCCAACTCAGAAAAACTCAATCCCACGCCAAACTCACTTGATTCCACAGCCGCCAGGTTGAGATGGGGTTGGAAGGAGATTGGGAGAAGTGGGATCCCAATTTGGAGCGGTGGGATGGGGATTGTGTGGAGCTGGGTGGCTGGGATGTATTTGATAGTGAATAAAACTTTCAGACTTACTGATTTCTGTCCCGTTCATTTTCAGTCCGTTGCAGTTCTGTTTGCAGAGTGCCACCTTCTCAGCTGATTGTGTTTGTGTCatcctttctctcctgcctctctttgcctgctctctttctctctgtgtctcccttgagccagggcagctgccaccAAAGACCCTGCCCTGATTTAAttcccagtgcaggagctgcaatgACCATGGGTGAAGTTAGGAAGGCTGGCaatgaaatgtcactgtaggatCTTGCTGCACTTGGCTTTTGGCCCCTTCTtaagagctttgccttcaaggGCAGGAACATATTTCCCTactgggaactggaattccagacCCTTGGAGTGTGTGCCGTGCAGGACCACGGAGACTGGGATCATGGGGACTGGGATCCTATGGACTGGGATCATGGGGACTGGGATCCTACAGACTGGGGGTGCACAGACTGGGACCATGTGGATCAGGACCATCCAGACTGGGATCATACAAACTGGGATCATTTGGACCGGGATGACTGCACTGAACAATGTGAACGCAGGCGGTCCCACActgcccagggctccctcccagtcactcccagtccctcccagtcccagtgctgctctgggttGCAGCCAAAGCTCCTCAGAGTGATCTCGGAGGTCCCAGAGCAATCCAGGTACAGATCCCAGCACCGGTCTTGGAGCAATCCTGGTCCCGATGCCGACCTCGGTCTCAGTCTCGGTCCCAGAGCACCCCCAGTACGGGTCTCAGTGCACCCACTCGATGCCATGTTCTCTAGCCCAGGTGTTGGTAATGCCGCTCTTGAAATGAGTCCCCTTGTCTGACTCAGTCCTCTCAGGGGTGCCATGCCTCcccaggacttgcttttccaggcccaggatggtgttggggcagtgctgtgaggcACAGGGGAGGTCTCCAAGCATCCcgtggtggcttctaccatggtgagcacgtagcgcttgccttggcgtgtctggggcagtgtgacgtggtcaatctgccaggcctccccatacttgtacttggaccccCGCCCACCATAgcacaggggcttcacccgcttggcctcCTTGATcacagcacacgtctcacagtcatggataacctgagaaatactgtccatgcttagatccacccctcggtctcgtgcccacttataggtggcatctctgccctgatgacctgaggcatcGTGAGCCCATCGAGCTCAGAACAACTGCCCCTTGTGATGCCaatccaagtctatctttgacacctcaatctttgcagcctgatctacctgctcgTTGTTTAAGTGCTCCTCATTAGCCCGACTCTTGTGGACATTGGCATCTACATGGCAGACTTCCACAGGTACCTTCTCCACCCGAGAGGCAATGTCTTTCCACTCATCAGCATTccagattggttttcctctaagctgccagttggcctttttcctcctttccaggcagccccacagagcattggctaccatccatgaattggtataaaggcagagctttggtcacttctctcttccagcaatgcccagggccagctgaacggccttgagttcagcaagttgacttgatccaccttctcctcagtagcttgtgcagcctgtcgtgtggggctccatacggctgctttccacttctggtTCATCCCTACAATGCGACAGGAACCGTCCGTGAAAAGAGcgtagcgtgtttcctctgctggtagATGGTTGTATGGTGGAGCTTCTTTAGCCCGTGTcacttcttcttcctcctctttgtcACTGAGACCAAACTTTTCACCTTCTGGCCagtttgtatttccaaaatccTAGTTTTGGTTCCAAATACGGGTGCGCTGTGTGATGAGGGCTGTCCGTTTGTTCCGTGTGGCGTCGGTGGCATGGCAGGATGTGGGAACCTTTCCTtgaaacatccaccccagcaccggcagtcggggtgccaggaggagttgtgcttctgtgccaatCACCCCCAAGgcagcttgaactccttcataggcgGCCAAGATTCCCTTCTCTGTGCGAGTGTacttggcttcagaccctctgtagctttggatccagaatcccagtggtcggcctcgagtctccgcaggcaccttctgccaaaggctccaggacaagccattgttcctggctgcagagtagagcacattcctcacctctggtcccgtcctgactgggccaagggcgaCTGCATGAgcgatctcctgcttgatctgggcaaaggcttgttgctgttcagggccccagtggaaatcgtTCTTTTTGtgggtgaccaggtagagagggctcaaaatctggttttactcaggaatgtgcattccCCAAAAACCAGCTTCCAGCAGAATCTGGACgatcctctctcctttctcaaatacttccattgctctgttcccccacacaatgatgccATCGATGTACTCCAGGTGTTCTGGAGCTTCACCCTTtgccagtgcagcctggatcagtccatggcagctggtggggctgtgcttccacccctggggcagtcggttccaggtgtactgcacgcccctccaggtgaaagcaaactgaggcctgcattctgctgccagaggaatgaaGCAAAGCGCGTTAGCAATGTCAGCAGTGGCgtaccactgtgctgccttggactccagctcgtactggagctccagcatgtcgggcacagcagcgctcagcggtggagtcacttcattcaaggCATGATAGTCCAcaatctccattctctgtcAACTTGTGCACAGGCCAAGAGGGGCTGctgaagggtgagtgggttttgctgatcaccccttggctctccagctcacggaTCATTCTGTGGATGGGATCACGGCATCCCGATTCGTTCAATACTGCCGGCGGTGCACTGTCGAGGTGGCAATTGGCactcgttgctcttccaccctcaggagtcctactgcagatgggttctctgatagtccaggcaaggtgttcaactgcttcatgtcctctgcctctccagcagctatgccaaaagcccacctgagtccctttgggtctttgtagTAGCCATtccggaggaagtctatgcccagaatacacGGGGCCTctgggccggtcacaatgggatgtttctgccactccttc
This genomic interval carries:
- the LOC128783183 gene encoding uncharacterized protein LOC128783183 isoform X6 encodes the protein MEPGQVGMGSAGLSAAPTRCSMGGNPARAKGEANWENWGLHIPTGPCTSSPILGQDFPFPSLGCMEEEAVRKRKMPRDSQAGPPPWKNSDTGDKKSLEAARHLDQMLSDLERRREMGQRALLKAALPEGSNGFVPAPDTRREEMPDSATEDS
- the LOC128783181 gene encoding zinc finger protein 239-like: MAGCEEEEDPLLVLPPPEQELRMESREDKSPRQNLVEEAVLSGSTVQEPNGEEKPWRCCTRRGCKRKSWGSGEERPSLGRGGSRRWSQSSELVVHEQLQDGEKPHKCSECGKSFRWSSQLSRHQRTHTGERPYECGECGKSFSQSSNLLVHQRTHTGERPYECSECGKGFKTSSDLLLHYRSHTEEKPFCCPDCGKGFKYNPNLMRHQRTHTGERPYECGQCGKSFCLRSNLVSHLKIHTGERPYECSKCGKRFQTSSNLLKHYRVHTEERPFCCPDCGKGFRRNSHLISHQCIHTGERPYECPQCGKSFSQSSALTQHQRRHRVPAPHQVVFIHGPHRQAITGRPF